The Lentzea guizhouensis genome contains a region encoding:
- a CDS encoding winged helix DNA-binding domain-containing protein gives MDIAALRLANQRIGTFATAEEVVRNLGAVQAQDYGQSLWALGLRTSAGVSADIEDELRAGKIVRTWLMRGTIHYVPAEDVRWMLNLFGARDLARLTPKAWQYHRMTPELMSLARRTFVEALSGGGCLTRREMIELMASVGIPDDRQQSYFTFIHLAQEGLVVPGPPRGKDQTFVLLEEWAPNQRSLDDEEALAVLARRFFGSHGPATVADFANWAGIGIREATRGLDPIRAELVQESFDGKEYWLPPDLEPATGTCLLPAYDELVIGYKDRAAFFHRYGEIPISTYNGMFYATIIEDGQIAGLWKRVMKKTSVDVELRPLPGFDVDGLVEHTRRFGEFLGLPVRTIVRDAPEAGSSKVSWRSRK, from the coding sequence GGAACCTCGGCGCCGTGCAGGCCCAGGACTACGGCCAGTCGCTCTGGGCGCTCGGCCTGCGCACCTCGGCTGGTGTGAGCGCTGACATCGAGGACGAGCTGCGCGCTGGGAAGATCGTCCGCACGTGGCTGATGCGCGGGACGATCCACTACGTGCCCGCCGAAGACGTTCGGTGGATGCTCAACCTGTTCGGCGCGCGCGACCTGGCGCGGCTCACGCCCAAGGCGTGGCAGTACCACCGGATGACGCCCGAGCTGATGTCGTTGGCGCGCAGGACGTTCGTGGAGGCGTTGAGTGGCGGTGGATGCCTCACGCGACGCGAGATGATCGAGCTGATGGCCAGCGTCGGCATCCCGGACGACCGGCAGCAGAGCTACTTCACGTTCATCCACCTCGCCCAGGAGGGTCTGGTCGTGCCCGGCCCGCCGCGCGGCAAGGACCAGACGTTCGTGCTGCTGGAGGAATGGGCGCCGAACCAGCGCTCGCTCGACGACGAGGAAGCGCTCGCGGTGCTGGCGCGGCGGTTCTTCGGCAGCCACGGCCCGGCGACCGTCGCGGACTTCGCGAACTGGGCCGGCATCGGGATCAGGGAGGCCACCCGCGGCCTCGACCCGATCCGCGCCGAGCTCGTCCAGGAGTCGTTCGACGGCAAGGAGTACTGGCTGCCGCCGGACCTCGAACCCGCGACCGGGACCTGCCTGCTGCCCGCCTACGACGAGCTGGTGATCGGCTACAAGGACCGCGCCGCGTTCTTCCACCGCTACGGCGAGATCCCGATCTCCACCTACAACGGCATGTTCTACGCGACGATCATCGAGGACGGCCAGATCGCCGGGCTGTGGAAGCGGGTCATGAAGAAGACCTCCGTGGACGTGGAGCTGCGGCCGTTGCCCGGCTTCGACGTGGACGGGCTCGTCGAGCACACCCGGCGGTTCGGTGAGTTCCTCGGCCTGCCGGTGCGGACGATCGTGCGTGACGCACCCGAGGCCGGTTCCTCGAAGGTCAGCTGGCGTTCCCGGAAGTGA